Proteins from a single region of Rhinoderma darwinii isolate aRhiDar2 chromosome 1 unlocalized genomic scaffold, aRhiDar2.hap1 SUPER_1_unloc_6, whole genome shotgun sequence:
- the LOC142674681 gene encoding dynactin subunit 1-like, with protein MAQSKRHTYSRTPSSVPRMSVEATGKPLKVGSRVEVIGKGHRGTVAFVGATLFATGKWVGVILDDAKGKNDGNVQGRKYFTCEENHGIFVRQSQIQVVDDGADTTSPETPEPVATKVLKRGKSVTITYDQALHVLYGRESAWD; from the exons ACCCCGAGCTCGGTGCCCAGGATGAGCGTGGAGGCCACGGGTAAACCCCTGAAGGTGGGCTCTCGAGTGGAGGTGATCGGAAAGGGACATCGCGGTACTGTCGCTTTCGTGGGGGCCACACTATTTGCCACAGGGAAATGGGTGGGAGTCATCCTGGATGATGCCAAGGGGAAGAATGATGGCAACGTGCAGGGAAGGAAGTACTTCACCTGTGAAGAGAATCATGGGATATTTGTGCGTCAGTCACag attcaaGTGGTAGATGATGGAGCGGACACGACCTCCCCCGAAACCCCGGAACCGGTGGCTACAAAGGTTCTTAAGAGAGGTAAGAGCGTCACTATAACGTATGATCAAGCTTTACATGTTCTCTATGGGCGTGAAAGTGCATGGGACTAG